The following is a genomic window from Artemia franciscana chromosome 4, ASM3288406v1, whole genome shotgun sequence.
GAATCTCCctgcttctttaattttttgattttttaatgaagttACCAGACGCTACATTGCCAGTGGCGTTAGTTCTTGTTTATCCCTGTCTTCTCATATTACGTTGTCAAAGACCCTGCTCTTACAAATTTCCCACTGCATCTACATATGATCTATATCGGAGATGTTGTAAAATATAGAAGCCAAGACTCCAATAGATTGACAAATGTATGGCTGATTCTTAATGGATCCAATGGAAATGCACTTACAAGCCGTATGAAACTCTCTAATAATTCTCAAGTTCATCATAATCATAATCATCATAATAACATCCAACGTTGATCACAcctgaaaatttgccttaaagTTGAAAAACAGGGTGGTGTTTTCGCGGCCAAGTTCGAGAATTGCTTTTTCCTTACGAATTTGGTATTTGGTGAGACCCAAACCCTAacctaaaacttcaaaaataaggAAACAAGAATAGCCATACTATCAATTTTGACTctgactgaaaaaaatttaggcTGTAGCATTAGAAGAAACCCTGGCCTATAGTAGCCACGATTTGAAAAAGGGGTTTTCAAAGAAACTATCTAGTAAATTATATTTCCCATCCAGCACCATATTTTAGATAgttattttcattcagatttaATTAAAGGTGGCAGTTCTGAGACCAAGGTTACGAGACAAAATTGATCTTGGCACCGGGAAGCTTTGATTTACAAACCCCTACCTTAAACAGCCAGGaaaagaacttttttgaatgaataatctccttttttgaaaagaaagaatatGCCTCCCCTAAAAACCTGAACGGCAATCATTGGAATGTTATTGGCTTGCAAGACATTGAAAAGCATAATCATAAGGATGCTCTCTTAAATCCGTGGTCTTCCTAGAAAATGTACagcctacatttttttttctgagtacAAGACAACTTTAATGTGAAAGGTAGCTACGTGTTTAATGTTGTTTATTCCACAGAATCTTTCAACGCCCTTTTTTGCAGGAGCTCACTGCCCAATTGCTACTCTTCAAAGATTGCTTTAGCGCAAGTTCTAGCCTAATGAATTTCCCgtaaaaaattctacatttgaAAACATCTTCCTTTCGATTCCATGTGTTATGTTGTCGCAAGTGCTTGTAACCTCCCTTCAGAGTTCAATCCTGGTCATCAGTGGCTGggcaaaaaggagaaaagggaGTTTCCATTGGCTAGGGGGACAGATAAGTATGTTAGGGTCGGTTGCTGACATCAAGCCCGAACCTGTCTGTGCCATACACTCCACACGCACCACGCTGTATCTAGGAAACTCGTTACTACCTTCCATGATATTCTTTATCCACCTCCCACGGCAAtgatattctttaattttgcaTTTCTTAACAACTGCATATCTCTAAAATACCTCCTGTGTTTTCTTATTGCCTCTCCTCAATCGATTTAAGAATATTTAgttgtttcttttcaaatttatgaATATTAAAAGATACATCCCGATTCCTTTgctcttaaaactttaaagctTAATGGGATTTTCAATCTTTTGAAATTCACAGCTCTGAATGCTCGTAACATTTTTTCAGAAGCAGGGAGGAAGGTTGAACATCAGAAAAATACCAGTAACATGCAATACGCAGgaaaaatggataaaattatTGGCAAACTGAGTGATTTCTATTTTCTgctttcaggggggggggggtttagaCTCGAGGCTCTCCTGACGTACGTAAATGGACATAGTCGCCTTCTGATTCAAAAGTGCAAATTCGTAGCAATGTCAAATTTATTAACAaccaaaaagtgtttaaataaGACCTTTTTGGGAAAGGAGGATGGAATAGAATATTTTCTTCTTGAGAATTAAATACCTTAAATAGTGTGTTTCTGGTCCACAGTTTTTACATTCTGCTTAGGGAATTATTTGGTCAATCATTGGGAGACTTTGTTCAATCTCCCCACTTTTGtgttttgaattttaggggggagTCTGAGCTTGAGGCTTCCCCCTCCTAATGTACGTTCCTGGATAAGCTCACCTTCTTATTGAAAAGTGCGAATTTTGAGCAAAGTCAAATTTATTAGCCACCAGATGTGTAGAAATATTGTCTTCTTAAGGGTGGAGGGCGGGATGGTCCCTCTTTAAAATCAGATGCTTTGAAGAGTGTTTTTTTGGTCCATCCCTTTTGCATTCTTCTTAAGGAATTTTGGTTCAGTCATTTGGGGATCGATCTCCCTGCTTTAGCGATTGGAATGTTACCTTTCTTGTTCGACTGGCTTCAAAATTTGGGTTTTTGCGCCAGACATTTTTCATATTCTCTTGAAAGTCACATAAGCTGATCTTCGAAAAAGCCTCCTAATATTGTCCTTTTGCCACTTGCGCTGCTCTTCGAGtttatttaattgatattaACTCGAATTTTGTGAGAGGTGACTTCTAAATAACTTCTCTAGTTAAAGTCGGTGGAATAGACCTTAACCGAAGTCTTACAGTGACTAAGTAAAAACTGCTAGACATACAAGCTGTTAAAGCATATGAATCTATGAGCAGCCTCAATGCAAATGCTGCTTATAATTATGATaggaaaactatttaaaaagaatGATGCGTCTCAGTCTGTTATTTATTTAGCAATGTTTCTAGCCTCTATACAGCTAATGACAAAAATGTTTATAAGGCTTTAGTTGCTGGTACAGTTCTGGCTGCAGCAACTAGCAGACCTGAACGCAGAGGAAGAAATGGGTTATCAGGAGAATCAAAGTCGCTAGAAAGTGCTGAGTATCAGCAGATCCAGGCCAATGAAGTAAGTAcccatattcctttttttctaaaattaattaataaaactgCCAAAGTTTTATGTTTAATGTGAAATTAAAATGCTTTTATTCATTTCCTTTCGTGATATTTATTGTTAATCCTATAGTTTATCATTTAAAAAGCACTACGGAAATCTTGCTTTTGCGCTACTTTCGTTTACACATGTTTTAAAAGATAGGACAATTAGTGTCAATTTCTCAAGATTAGACTTCAGCTTGTAAAAAAGACGGAAATTATAATACCTATCAAGTCATGCAAGATTGCGTCATATCACACGTCTGTGCCGATATTACGTAATACCCACGTGTTAGCCCCTCCTCAGTTACAATCGGGGATTTCCTGCCTGACTAATGGACTCCTAACAAGTCCCCCTATAATTTAACATATACCttcatctcttagaaaacattccctattatgtaATTAACAGTTGTTGGCTGTTGTCGGAATGATGGGGTAGGAATATCACGGAATGGCGGGATAGGGGTGTCACGGGAATGGTGGGGTAGGGCTTTCATTAAAAGCAAGGATAGGGCTGTTGTGGATTGACGGGAATAGGGCTGCTGTTAAAGTGACTATGGGGATACTACTACCAACACATCTACGCAATAAAACAGAAAGTGCAACTAACAAATAAGGTTAATATTCTGCTGCAGCTATAAATCTAAGGGGGTGCTGACCAGATATTTACAGAGGTTATTGCCGTATCCTCGAGTAATCTAAGGCAGAACATTTCCTACTAACCCAAAAAAAGcattcacaaaaatataaaaaagaacataGTAAGAAAAGCTGTAACAGCAAACCAGATAATCAATTTAATGTAAGCTTTTGATGTTTACTTATGGttcttaatttcaaaaaatttgtcaaaaaaaattccagggaaAAGCAAAGAATctggctaaaaaataaaacttgaatgaTAAAGAACTAATaagtgaagaaagaaaaatttatttagagaaaaattaaatagaaaataaaaaacaccagTCAGGTCGGATATTTCGCCTGCATAAAACAAGGTATATTCAGCACAAGATAACGGATGCGcgtttgttcgttttttaagtttttcccctaggggtgattgtatcgacccagtggtcctagaatatcgcgagagggcttattcgaatgaatattagaagttctagttgcccttgtAAGTGACAAGAAAACTGGAGCGTaactatgccccctcccaagctcattttttaccaaaagtcacccaatcaaaattttaagatggtcattttgttttgtctaaaaatctaataaatatgtctttgaggatgacttattCGCTCACTGTCCCAGGGAAGTATATTGTTATTAGTATATATTATACTAATATATACtattatatagtatatagttattggggagtatacagacgttgtcggggggatttttctggttggaGGGGAAGTCGGGGGAGGAggttatatgggaggatctGTCCATGGAAGAAGAGAATTTTCCGTGAAAGAGGCGCTGGATTTCTCAGCATcatttcaaaaacgatcagaaattaaataaaacgacaagttttatcaactggaagtaaggagcaacattaaacttaaaactaacaggaaTCATTACGTACATCAGGGGGGGGGTCACCACATcgtcaattcctcgctctttacgctaaagtttttctcaGTACTTTCAAAGAGttctttatttcaaataaatggcctttgtaattcaggggtcattcttaaagaattggaacatattccgaactttagcgtaaagagcaaggtattaacgatatggcaaaccccctcacattcgtaataatttctgttcgttttatgttttagttttcctCCTTAATTTCGGTCgaagagcttttttttaaatttaattattagtaaacatGGTAGGggcagtgaagatgttgaaagtagaatagcGTTTTTCTCAGGGCGTTTTTCTCAGTTGAAAagggtttggaagaataggaagataagtatgCGAACCAAGATCAGAATATTGGAacctacagtgatgacagtggtcaaatatggttctgaaacatGGGCTCTCCTAAAAGGGGAGGAATGAAAGGggagatgttttccagagaaattgtctacggattgttttgggtacccagctgactgaccgcaTTTCAATCAGTAGTCTATACGAAAATGGTTCAATCCCGCGTTCTAAGGCTATAACGaaataaaggttgagatggcttgggcacGTTCTTCGaaagaaggatgacagattgccatagtttgtcctttttggccaacatTTTAgcgctaaacggaaagcagatcgtccatagttggggtgggaggatgtcataaagaaagatttaagggaaatggcaacttccttggagggtgtatgtgcgtagctgtattggcctcaggcggattggtactgtggtgagttgttgctgtattggcctcaggcggattggtactgtggtgagttgttgctgttagtagtagtagtagtagtagtagtagtagtagtagtagtagtagtagtagtagtagtagtagtagtaagtagtagtagtagtagtagtagtagtagtagtagtagtagtagtagtagtagtagtagtagtagtagtagtagtagtagtagtagtagtagtagtagtagtagtagtagtagtagtagtagtagtagtagtagtagtagtagtagtagtagtagtagtagtagtagtagtagtagtagtagtagtagtagtagtagtagtagtagtagtagtagtagtagtagtagtagtagtagtagtagtagtagtagtagtagtagtagtagtagtagtagtagtagtagtagtagtagtagtagtagtagtagtagtagtagtagtagtagtagtagtagtagtagtagtagtagtagtagtagtagtagtagtagtagtagtagtagtagtagtagtagtagtagtagtagtagtagtagtagtagtagtagtagtagtagtagtagtagtagtagtagtagtagtagtagtagtagtagtagtagtagtagtagtagtagtagtagtagtagtagtagtagtagtagtagtagtagtagtagtagtagtagtagtagtagtagtagtagtagtagtagtagtagtagtagtagtagtagtagtagtagtagtagtagtagtagtagtagtagtagtagtagtagtagtagtagtagtagtagtagtagtagtagtagtagtagtagtagtagtagtagtagtagtagtagtagtagtagtagtagtagtagtagtagtagtagtagtagtagtagtagtagtagtagtagtagtagtagtagtagtagtagtagtagtagtagtagtagtagtagtagtagtagtagtagtagtagtagtagtagtagtagtagtagtagtagtgagaaaaaagaacaaaatttcaaattaaaaactataaaaataaaaaggtcaaaggaatatatatttacaaatgCTACTCAATGATCAACATATTGTACAGAATATACAATCTGAAAGAAGCCCCAAAGAACTCACAAGAGTAACTGGCTTTACGTCTTTTATTTGAACCAATAAATGAAGcataaaacaaacgaaaattaaattaaataatcgCTTCGAACTGGAAATACCAGAAGCTATGATGGATGAATAAacgaaacctaaaacaaactgaaatgaATGTTGATCAATCAAGTTAAACCTAAGACGACCAGAAGTTACAACCAATATGAGTGGGCTGTGGACCCTCTAAGCTCTTTGAAGGTCAGGGGCttttactacaaaaaaattagGCGATTTTGTGATAACATTTCTTTATTCGCCTTGATAAGCTTCCCATACGAAGTGATTGAGATAAAAATTAATGCACGAATCCTTACTTAGCATGAGTGCGTTGCCACTGGCTTTTCTTCTTGCAACCAAAATccttaaatttatttgaaattttaagcaaaacatGTTAAGcgtaaaaaaagttaaattacaAACTACTTTGCAGAGCTAATCGTAGAAATTAGTGAACATATAGttcttaatttttgaattttgtttcatttaactAATCTGGACTCCTCCCTTTTAGAATTACGAAATCCGTGATTACGGAAACATTCGTGTAGTTGCAACTAGCAAAGACAAGACTGAAGACAACACGCCAACTCCATTTTTCAGGCTTTATTCATACATTGACGGACAAAATAGTCAAGGTAAGAATTTCATGTAATAGCAATAGAAATtcgtttttagaattttcaaatatgCCAATATTCAAGGAAAGGGGGCTAATGATTTCAACAACCCCCTGTTTGCCCTGAAGCCCTGAATTAGCTTTTCTTACCCGCAAACCAGATTTAAATATACGCACAGTTTCGCCattaaaagagaaaattctACTAATAGTAAATCTGTCATTGAAATATAGGTAAACAAAACCTTCAACTCCCGtaacaaaaaagattattttggtGGACCCTCCCCTCGAACAAAAACTTCCCGTAAATCCCATTTTCTCTTAATAAAACCCTGAATACGACCATGCTCTTGATCAGATTTTTGTCCGAAATAGAGAATCAAAGAAAGACAAGCCTGTTAAAAAGCTTACATTGAAATGcaaaaaagaagtagaagtaaactaaaaataacacaattatGTTGTGATTAACATATATGTATTTTACTCTgtttttatagcacttggtattaacgaagtgacatatagcgatcgcaaattctgtcggtctgtctgtttgtcccggttttgctagtttaggcacttccagataagctaggacgacgaaatttgacatgcatatcagggaccagatcaaattaaattataaatagtcgttcccccgattcgaccatcttgggggaagtgggaggacggttaattctgaaaatttagaaaaaattaagtatttttaacttgtgaacgggtgatcggatcttagtgaaactcgatatatagaaagatcttacgTCTCAGATGCTCCTCAAGTTGAATCGGATCCTGGTACAAAGGGGTTAGAGGAtgaggggaaacagaaatcttggaaaccggaaatcttgaaaaacgcttagaggggagagatttaaaataagagatctgagctacgaggatcttctaaatatgaagtttcatgaagatccgatcactccttcgtaagtaaaaaatatgtaattttttcttatttttcagaattaccccccccccccaatagagcggatccattccaattatttaaatcacgtatgtaagacatctgcttattttttccaacaagtgtcatcccgatccctccaatctaagcattttccatgattttaggctcccccaccccaaacttcctcCAATgacaccagatccggtcaggacttaaaatatgagctttgagacacaacatccttctaattatcaaattttattgggattcatcacccgttcgtaagttaaaaatatctcattttttctaatttttcagaattaacccctcccccaactaccccaaagagagcggatccgttccgattatgtcaatcatgtatctagaacttgtgcttatttttcccatcaagtttcatcccgatccctccactctaagtgttttcctagattttaggtttctcccctccaactccccccaatgtcatcagcggtcgggatttaaaataagagctctgagacacaatatcattccaaacatcaaatttcattaatatcccatcacccgctcataagttaaaaatacttaattttttccgaatcaaccggcccccgactcccccccagatggtcaaatcgggaaaacgactatttcttaATTAATCGTCCCAGATGCTTAAATCTCAGATGCTCTTCAAGTTGAATCGGATAATGGTAAAAAGGGgttggatggggggggggggaacagaaatcttggaaaccggaaatcttggaaaacgcttagaggggagagaGCGGGATGAGacttgattggaagaataagcacaagttctagatacgtgattaacataattggaacggatctgctctctttgggggagctggggggatttccagttcTTTGGCaggtttggtgcttctagacgtcctaggacgatgaaaattagttgGCGTGCCGGGGACCTGCAAAAATCAACGTGATAACAGTCATTTCCcttatttgaccatctggggggctggggggAGAGGAATAAAAttagagatatttttaacttacgattggggGATTGGAtctgaataaaatttgatatttagaaggaccacttgtctcagagctcttattttgaatccccgCCGTATccagtgatattgggggagttggagggggaaacaggaaatcttggaaaatgcttagagtggagagattgggatgaaacttggtgggaagaattagcataagtcctagatacgtgattgacataatcggactgaatctgctctctttaggggagttaggagagggggggtccagtgctttggtaagttcggtgcttctggacgtgctaggacgacgtcaattggtaggcgtgccagtgacttgcacaaattgacttgataaagttgttttccccgattcgaccatctgggggctgaaggcagaggaaaaattagaaaaaaatgtagtgtttttaacttacaagtgggtgattggatcttaatgaattttgatgtttagaaggacctcgtgtctcagagctcttattttaaatcccgaccgacatcaagcctctgattttccttttaaatcaatctgttgattcttttaattttgctagagctcatgccatatgaacttttggcttttccgacctcgttacaagtgccatatgagctcttagctcttgtttccttttcatgttgaaagtgtttttttttgtctccgtTTTTGAACATGCtgaagatttttgttttattttaccgTTTTGGATTTAGAGAGTTCATTAGTTAGTTTGACCACTGAGAAAGAGGGACCACTTGTAAAGAAAACCTTATCACTGAAAAATTTGTAGTTCTATTTGTCATTAAAAGAAGTTGTGGGAGCCAGTTGCCCTCtgaccacttttgactcttgtaaaggaaactagaactttcaatttacaatcgaatgagccccctctaaagtttatacgaccatcccttccataataaaaccttatatgccctcggggtgtaacttacaacacttgctcTCGGGCTCTGGGGTAATTCGACaccgaagtttttgttatctgatctttggactatgTTTAACATAATGACCatttcgaaattttgatcaaacatATTTGGGGATAAGAAGGCCGGAAggtgcctagttgccctccgatcactttacTCGTAActaaggcactagaactttcgatttctaatcaaatgagcccctccgaagtttacatGACTACCCCTTCCACATGAATTgcttctggtaaaaaattaataaaacataaaacattgaagccttgtggcctttactatagcctttacattattttaaaaatattaattgtgGCAACGTTTTAAGTAACAACGAATTATACTTTACTAGATTTAGCAATGGTTTGAGATGCTCGATAATCTCCCTCTAGTACCTTTTCGTGCTGAGCTTTTATGGTATGTACGTAACCCAACTTTTTCCTTCACAGTTTAAGTAACAATAAAAATGCCAAACTCAAATATTTATAACACAGGTCAATGAATCGGAATCTGAAATTCACTTGGCACTTTGGTTTTTCCAAAGAATTCATCTtttcaccttaattttcagACGTCAAAATTCCTATGACTCGTCCTGTAATTACGAAGACTGATACAAGTGGAGTCAAAATCATGTCGTTCGTCGTTCCAAAAGCGTACAAAACGAATACGCCCGTCCCTAATAATCCTGATGTGAAAGTTGTAGATTTGGACGTTGGTCAAGTATATGTGAAGTAAGTATCTTTTTCAGGTTCGGGtgtattttttcataaattataaaaaaacaagagctaagagctcatatggccctTGTGACGaagcgagaagagctaagatccaagagatcatatggtatgagctctaacaaaattctatgaatcaatagattgatttaaaaaggaaaataagaggcttcaTAGATTTAGGTTCATAGATTTAGGATGAAATCTTACGGTACAGAGgttgtaaaataaatttcaaaataatttagtgACAAAGTTGACAAATAATTTGATCAGAGGTAAAAGTAGCTGGAAACCTAGGGGCTGAGGGAGGTCACCACGGAGCTGAATAAAAGTAGAACATGtactt
Proteins encoded in this region:
- the LOC136026217 gene encoding uncharacterized protein LOC136026217, which gives rise to MERILTLALVAGTVLAAATSRPERRGRNGLSGESKSLESAEYQQIQANENYEIRDYGNIRVVATSKDKTEDNTPTPFFRLYSYIDGQNSQDVKIPMTRPVITKTDTSGVKIMSFVVPKAYKTNTPVPNNPDVKVVDLDVGQVYVKRFLRTSKASDKDLEEMRKNLLDTLSEEGFTDYEPNTWFNVGYNAPFKPEQTYEIWLKRRV